One stretch of Miscanthus floridulus cultivar M001 chromosome 18, ASM1932011v1, whole genome shotgun sequence DNA includes these proteins:
- the LOC136522516 gene encoding uncharacterized protein encodes MNLRKITEGDQRTPPKGRVMEAQSSTGFAQVVEPKLWYGDRTRLTPKQEEAALGLSSTCGSGIPAYICTMKKSNVVKRQMAFLRQFSKRYIFARLGTYGSETKVFAGRDLFGSKLNFSMVHGELRLLGGWPLFVKNHRIEAGHMCAFMFEEEEEGDLSLRVHVLGTVPLPTIKLLLVSLTRHGMKVAIELLHETTVLETATCVYLLWKVTRVPGDRT; translated from the exons ATGAACCTGAGAAAAATTACCGAG GGAGATCAGCGGACACCACCGAAAGGAAGAGTGATGGAAGCCCAAAGTAGTACTGGCTTTGCACAAG TTGTGGAACCCAAGCTATGGTATGGTGACCGCACAAGACTTACGCCGAAGCAAGAAGAAGCTGCACTTGGTTTGTCAAGTACCTGTGGCTCTGGCATTCCAGCATACATTTGCACCATGAAGAAGTCTAATGTTGTGAAGAGACAGATG GCATTCTTAAGACAGTTTAGTAAGCGATACATATTCGCTCGTCTGGGTACCTATGGGTCTGAGACCAAAGTTTTTGCAGGCAGAGACCTGTTTGGTAGTAAGCTCAACTTCTCAATGGTCCATGGAGAACTAAGGCTTCTTGGTGGATGGCCCCTCTTCGTCAAGAACCACCGTATCGAAGCAGGACACATGTGTGCTTTCATGttcgaggaagaggaagagggtgACCTGTCACTTAGGGTGCATGTGCTAGGTACTGTGCCACTGCCAACAATCAAGCTTTTGCTTGTTTCGTTGACAAGGCACGGGATGAAGGTGGCTATCGAGTTATTGCATGAGACAACGGTATTGGAAACAGCAACATGTGTCTATCTACTCTGGAAGGTGACAAGGGTACCTGGTGATAGAACTTAG